From Mycolicibacterium nivoides, a single genomic window includes:
- the helR gene encoding RNA polymerase recycling motor ATPase HelR, which produces MPTDEHDIEVQTEQTYVDGLYSRLDAERIRVRDRYRTALREHGGSAVERDAEVRALAKEANRLDVADNGLCFGRLETLAGEHLYVGRLGLFDREDDYEPLLLDWRAPLARPFYTATGANPENMRRRRQFRTLGRRVLDFTDEVLGRPTEGDEGDAALLAAVNAPRGEGMRDIVATIQAEQDEVIRNEHTGVLVVEGGPGTGKTVVALHRVAYLLYTHRERIERHGVLVVGPNEAFLDHIGRVLPSLGESDAVFMTPGDLVPGLHVTAEDAPEVAAIKGSLQILDVLAAAVADRQEVPAEPIFIELPDVTVRIDAEIAQWAIEEARETGLPHNEARATFRDIVTYVLTERAVARIGKGWLSRADKAAWEELRASVVSELDENAAFAEALDRLWPILTPESLLTPLYSSPDRLSAAGADPRLLRADGSAWTISDVPLLDELVDLLGRDKAADEAAERERREEAAYAAGVLDLMIAREDLMDDEDHLLASDLIDAEDLADRFLERDTRELAERAAADRDWTYGHVVVDEAQELSEMDWRILMRRCPRRSFTVVGDLAQRRSAAGARSWDRMLEPYVPGRWIYRTLSVNYRTPAEIMTVAGALLAEFAPGVQPPESVRACGVQPWSKQLTADEIPSAVEEFTRDEATREGTFVVIGPPGVPGAVAPSETKGLEFDAVLVVEPAHILADGDRGAAELYVALTRATQRLGVLHTEPLPDALNGLAHV; this is translated from the coding sequence GTGCCAACTGACGAGCACGACATCGAAGTACAGACCGAACAGACCTATGTCGACGGGCTCTACTCCCGCTTGGACGCCGAGCGCATCCGGGTACGTGACCGGTACCGCACCGCGCTGCGCGAGCACGGCGGTTCCGCGGTGGAACGCGACGCCGAGGTACGGGCGCTGGCCAAGGAAGCCAACCGGCTCGACGTGGCCGACAACGGCCTGTGCTTCGGGCGGCTGGAAACCCTTGCCGGAGAACATCTCTACGTCGGCCGCCTGGGTCTCTTCGACCGTGAGGACGACTACGAACCGTTGCTGCTGGACTGGCGGGCACCGCTGGCCCGGCCGTTCTACACCGCGACCGGGGCCAACCCCGAGAACATGCGCCGGCGCCGCCAGTTCCGCACGCTTGGGCGTCGCGTGCTCGATTTCACCGACGAGGTGCTGGGCCGGCCCACCGAGGGTGATGAAGGTGATGCCGCACTGCTGGCTGCGGTGAACGCCCCGCGCGGCGAGGGCATGCGCGACATCGTCGCGACGATCCAGGCCGAACAGGACGAGGTCATCCGCAACGAACACACCGGAGTGCTCGTGGTGGAGGGCGGCCCGGGCACCGGCAAGACCGTGGTGGCACTGCACCGCGTGGCCTACCTGCTCTACACCCATCGCGAGCGGATCGAACGCCACGGCGTTCTGGTCGTCGGGCCCAATGAGGCGTTCCTGGACCACATCGGCCGGGTGCTGCCCTCGCTGGGTGAGTCCGATGCGGTGTTCATGACACCCGGCGACCTGGTCCCCGGCCTGCACGTCACCGCCGAAGACGCGCCCGAGGTGGCCGCGATCAAGGGCTCGCTGCAGATCCTCGACGTGTTGGCCGCCGCGGTGGCCGACCGCCAGGAGGTGCCCGCCGAGCCGATCTTCATCGAACTGCCCGACGTCACGGTGCGCATCGACGCCGAAATCGCGCAGTGGGCCATCGAGGAGGCCCGCGAGACCGGGCTGCCGCACAACGAGGCCCGCGCGACGTTCCGCGACATCGTCACCTACGTCCTCACCGAACGCGCCGTGGCCCGCATCGGCAAGGGATGGCTCAGCCGCGCGGACAAGGCAGCATGGGAGGAGCTCCGGGCGAGTGTGGTCAGCGAACTCGACGAGAACGCCGCGTTCGCCGAGGCACTCGATCGGCTGTGGCCGATCCTGACCCCGGAATCCCTGCTGACCCCGCTGTACTCGTCACCCGATCGGCTGTCCGCGGCCGGCGCCGATCCCCGGCTGCTCCGTGCCGACGGCAGCGCCTGGACCATCTCGGACGTGCCGTTGCTCGACGAGTTGGTCGACCTGCTGGGCCGGGACAAGGCGGCCGACGAAGCCGCGGAACGCGAACGACGGGAGGAAGCGGCCTACGCCGCAGGGGTGCTCGACCTGATGATCGCCCGCGAGGATCTGATGGACGACGAGGATCACCTGCTGGCCAGCGACCTCATCGACGCCGAGGACCTGGCCGACCGGTTCCTCGAGCGCGATACCCGGGAACTCGCTGAACGTGCTGCGGCCGACCGGGATTGGACCTACGGTCATGTTGTGGTCGACGAAGCCCAGGAACTGTCCGAGATGGACTGGCGGATCCTGATGCGCCGTTGCCCACGCCGGTCCTTCACGGTCGTCGGCGATCTGGCCCAGCGCCGCTCCGCCGCCGGCGCCCGGTCCTGGGACAGGATGCTCGAGCCGTATGTGCCGGGCCGGTGGATCTACCGGACGCTGTCGGTGAACTACCGCACCCCGGCCGAGATCATGACGGTGGCCGGAGCACTGCTGGCCGAGTTCGCACCCGGGGTTCAGCCTCCGGAGTCGGTGCGGGCGTGTGGCGTGCAGCCGTGGTCGAAGCAGCTGACTGCCGACGAAATCCCTTCCGCTGTCGAGGAATTCACACGAGATGAAGCCACCCGCGAGGGCACCTTTGTGGTGATCGGCCCGCCCGGGGTGCCCGGCGCGGTGGCCCCTTCGGAAACCAAGGGCCTTGAGTTCGACGCGGTACTCGTCGTGGAACCCGCACACATCCTGGCCGATGGTGACCGCGGTGCCGCCGAGTTGTACGTCGCGCTCACCCGCGCGACGCAACGCCTCGGTGTGCTGCACACCGAACCCCTGCCCGACGCGCTGAACGGTCTGGCCCATGTCTGA
- a CDS encoding LysR family transcriptional regulator has product MELRQIEHFIAVAGEMSFTRAAERAHVVQSALSTSIAKLERELGVELFDRSRQRISLTAAGEAFRSHAYEVLHAARAAAESAGQFRGSLMGTVEFGSLISYGPVDVGGALGDFHRAHPFVRLRLRLSQSGASAYLAALLEGSLDLALVSLPNRFPAQLDMKLLFEEPMVFVCRDDHALARRRRLELGDLAGEELVGFPPEFGLRRLMDEAFHRAGVQPQTQYEVPAGFAAIAELVGNGLGTAFMPASEARRYGDLGTVVLRDPPVWQVYLAAPPVERMTPAAARLAETLLDAAASVSG; this is encoded by the coding sequence GTGGAGTTACGACAGATCGAACACTTCATCGCCGTGGCCGGCGAGATGAGTTTCACCCGCGCCGCCGAGCGGGCGCATGTCGTGCAGTCGGCGTTGTCGACCTCGATTGCGAAGCTGGAACGTGAACTCGGCGTGGAGCTGTTCGACCGGTCGCGGCAACGGATCAGCCTGACCGCCGCGGGGGAGGCCTTCCGGTCGCATGCCTACGAGGTGCTGCACGCGGCCCGTGCGGCGGCCGAATCTGCCGGTCAGTTCCGCGGGTCTCTCATGGGAACAGTCGAATTCGGCTCGTTGATCTCGTATGGGCCGGTCGATGTCGGCGGTGCCCTCGGCGACTTCCACCGTGCCCACCCGTTCGTCAGGCTGCGGTTGAGGCTGAGCCAATCGGGTGCCTCGGCCTATCTGGCAGCACTCCTGGAGGGCTCGCTGGATCTGGCCCTGGTCTCGCTGCCCAACCGGTTCCCGGCGCAGCTGGACATGAAGCTGCTGTTCGAGGAGCCGATGGTGTTCGTCTGCCGCGACGACCACGCCCTGGCGCGTCGTCGCCGTCTGGAGCTGGGGGACCTGGCCGGCGAGGAGCTCGTCGGCTTCCCACCGGAGTTCGGGCTGCGACGCCTGATGGACGAGGCGTTTCACCGTGCCGGTGTGCAACCGCAGACGCAGTACGAGGTTCCGGCCGGGTTCGCCGCGATCGCCGAACTGGTCGGCAACGGACTGGGCACCGCCTTCATGCCGGCGTCCGAGGCGCGCCGCTACGGCGATCTGGGGACCGTTGTGCTGCGCGACCCGCCGGTATGGCAGGTCTATCTCGCCGCGCCGCCGGTCGAGCGGATGACACCGGCCGCGGCGCGGCTGGCCGAAACCCTGCTCGACGCCGCGGCTTCCGTGTCCGGCTAA
- a CDS encoding FAD-dependent oxidoreductase: MSDTTCAIVGGGPAGMMLGLILARCGVAVTVMEKHADFLRDFRGDTVHPSTMRMLDELGLFGEFSKIGYSKVEKAQFPVGGQPVTLVDFRRLRQPHPYVAMVPQWDFLDLLADAGRGEPNFTLLMRTEVTGLLREGERITGVRYTGPDGDGELRAELTVACDGRTSVVRREAGLTTRDYPVPFDVWWFRLPRTEDGQYSLIPRTAPGRALIMIPRTGYFQVAYLIPKGSDAGLRARGLDAFRAELAGLIPEADVDTLTSWDDVKHLDVQLNRLPRWHRDGVLCIGDAAHAMSPVGGVGINVAIQDAAAAARLLYQPLREHRVTESDLAAVQRQRTLPTAVTQGFQRILHRQVMAPVMAGAEVTPPGALVSIVRRFPQLTAIPAYLVGTGVRPEHVPEPARR; encoded by the coding sequence ATGTCTGACACCACATGTGCGATCGTCGGCGGCGGTCCCGCCGGGATGATGCTCGGCCTGATCCTGGCGCGGTGCGGGGTGGCGGTCACCGTCATGGAGAAGCACGCCGACTTCCTGCGCGATTTCCGCGGTGACACAGTGCATCCGAGCACCATGCGCATGCTCGATGAGCTGGGGCTCTTCGGCGAGTTCAGCAAGATCGGCTACAGCAAGGTGGAGAAGGCCCAGTTCCCGGTCGGCGGTCAGCCGGTGACGCTCGTCGACTTCCGGCGGCTGCGCCAGCCTCACCCGTACGTGGCGATGGTGCCGCAGTGGGACTTCCTCGACCTGCTGGCCGATGCGGGCCGCGGTGAACCCAACTTCACGCTGCTCATGCGGACCGAGGTGACCGGGCTGCTGCGCGAGGGCGAGCGGATCACCGGGGTGCGCTACACCGGTCCCGACGGCGACGGTGAGCTGCGCGCCGAGCTCACCGTGGCCTGCGACGGCCGTACGTCGGTGGTCAGGCGGGAGGCCGGGCTGACCACCCGGGACTACCCGGTGCCCTTCGACGTGTGGTGGTTCCGGTTGCCGCGCACCGAGGACGGCCAGTACTCGCTGATCCCGCGCACGGCACCCGGACGCGCGCTGATCATGATTCCCCGCACGGGCTACTTCCAGGTCGCCTACCTGATCCCGAAGGGCAGCGACGCCGGGCTGCGGGCCCGTGGGCTGGACGCGTTCCGCGCGGAGCTGGCCGGGCTGATCCCCGAGGCCGACGTGGACACACTCACCTCGTGGGACGACGTCAAACATCTCGACGTCCAGCTCAACCGCCTGCCGCGGTGGCATCGCGACGGTGTGCTGTGCATCGGCGATGCCGCACATGCCATGTCGCCCGTGGGTGGGGTCGGTATCAACGTCGCGATCCAGGACGCCGCCGCGGCCGCCCGCCTGCTGTACCAGCCGCTGCGCGAGCACCGGGTGACCGAGTCCGACCTGGCCGCCGTGCAGCGCCAGCGCACCCTGCCGACCGCCGTTACCCAGGGCTTTCAACGGATCCTGCATCGTCAGGTGATGGCGCCGGTGATGGCGGGCGCCGAGGTCACCCCACCCGGGGCACTGGTGAGCATCGTGCGCCGGTTCCCCCAGCTCACCGCGATCCCCGCCTACCTGGTGGGCACCGGGGTCCGTCCGGAACACGTGCCCGAGCCGGCCCGCCGTTAG
- a CDS encoding VOC family protein, translated as MSDHDVRMIILSTDDLDESIRFYTETLGMPLKFRDGAHFAALDGGSLTLALATSADHPIPGQVVVGIKTADVDGAAKAIEESGGGIIKHPYDDAHERRAVVYDNKGNGLVFYSPLAR; from the coding sequence ATGAGCGACCACGACGTGCGGATGATCATTCTCTCGACCGACGACCTGGATGAGTCGATCCGCTTCTACACCGAGACGCTGGGAATGCCGCTGAAGTTCCGCGATGGCGCCCACTTCGCCGCGCTCGACGGTGGATCGCTGACTCTCGCTCTGGCCACTTCGGCGGATCACCCGATCCCCGGGCAGGTCGTCGTCGGGATCAAGACCGCCGATGTGGACGGTGCGGCCAAGGCCATCGAGGAGAGCGGCGGCGGAATCATCAAGCACCCGTACGACGATGCCCACGAGCGCCGGGCCGTGGTCTACGACAACAAGGGCAACGGCCTGGTGTTCTACAGCCCGCTGGCCCGTTAG
- a CDS encoding TetR/AcrR family transcriptional regulator: MGGKQNPEQRRRELCDAAIALLAREGIKGVTHLKVDRKAGVADGTTSFYFRTSSALIRAAANRIADLDLADLTAATRSDNGGDGPSPAVGLARLVIRSGTGARLVRSKARYELVMPSSRDAGLAEAFSHNQQRFFELHRNVVVALCPSDTDPGLIDEKSYVLLTFISGLMLALARGDRTINSDEELHGIITAIVAAAPAASHREGVAAVDR, from the coding sequence ATGGGAGGTAAACAGAACCCCGAGCAACGTCGACGCGAATTGTGCGATGCGGCAATCGCTCTGCTCGCCCGTGAGGGCATCAAGGGTGTCACCCACCTGAAGGTCGACCGCAAGGCCGGGGTTGCCGACGGGACCACGTCGTTCTACTTCCGCACCAGTTCGGCGTTGATCCGTGCGGCCGCCAACCGCATCGCCGATCTCGACCTGGCCGATCTCACCGCGGCCACCCGATCGGACAACGGCGGCGACGGCCCGTCACCAGCGGTCGGGCTGGCCCGCCTGGTCATCCGCTCCGGAACCGGTGCGCGCCTGGTGCGGAGCAAGGCCCGCTACGAGCTGGTGATGCCGTCCAGCCGGGACGCCGGCCTGGCCGAGGCGTTCAGCCACAACCAGCAGCGGTTCTTCGAGCTGCACCGAAACGTGGTGGTCGCACTCTGCCCGTCCGATACCGACCCGGGCCTGATCGATGAAAAGTCCTATGTACTGCTGACTTTCATCAGCGGACTGATGCTGGCCCTGGCTCGCGGCGACCGCACGATCAACTCCGACGAGGAATTGCACGGCATCATCACCGCGATCGTCGCGGCGGCACCGGCCGCCTCACATCGCGAAGGAGTAGCCGCCGTTGACCGGTAG
- a CDS encoding TIGR03619 family F420-dependent LLM class oxidoreductase has protein sequence MKFIFNLPHTLRLKATMQPWEAEVTGADQTRMAKRADELGYDMIAVPEHFAIPREHVELSGPHYLQSTAAQAYLAGATSRIRLNSCITVLPLQHPLVLAKSLATADWMSSGRMMVTFGVGWLQREFELLGVPFHERGRIADEYLAAIIELWTSETPRFEGRYVAFDDIAFEPKPIQKPHLPVWIGGDADGALRRAAKHATGWWSFLTPPEQLAERIEFIKSQPDYDGRDFDVVHGMATRRVGEGHAVREDPDARSGMSAQEIVDRLCWLGEQGVTVSAVPLPAVSGVAEYLDYAQWVIEEIKPKVP, from the coding sequence GTGAAATTCATCTTCAACCTGCCGCACACACTGCGACTCAAGGCGACGATGCAGCCATGGGAGGCCGAAGTCACCGGCGCCGATCAGACCCGCATGGCGAAGCGGGCCGACGAGCTGGGCTACGACATGATCGCCGTGCCCGAACATTTCGCCATCCCGCGCGAACACGTCGAGTTGTCCGGACCGCACTATCTGCAGTCCACCGCCGCGCAGGCCTACCTCGCGGGTGCCACCTCACGGATACGGCTCAACTCCTGCATCACGGTGCTGCCACTCCAGCATCCGCTCGTCCTCGCCAAGTCACTGGCAACCGCCGACTGGATGAGCAGTGGGCGGATGATGGTCACTTTCGGAGTCGGTTGGCTGCAGCGGGAATTCGAACTACTCGGCGTTCCTTTTCACGAACGGGGACGGATTGCCGACGAGTACCTGGCTGCCATCATCGAACTCTGGACCAGCGAAACCCCACGGTTCGAAGGCCGATACGTGGCCTTCGACGACATCGCTTTCGAGCCCAAACCGATTCAGAAACCGCACCTTCCGGTGTGGATCGGGGGGGACGCCGACGGGGCGCTACGGCGCGCCGCGAAGCATGCCACCGGATGGTGGTCGTTTCTCACCCCTCCGGAACAACTGGCCGAGCGGATCGAGTTCATCAAGTCCCAACCGGATTACGACGGACGGGACTTCGACGTCGTACACGGGATGGCGACCAGGCGCGTCGGCGAGGGGCATGCCGTACGCGAGGACCCCGATGCCCGGTCCGGGATGAGCGCGCAGGAAATCGTCGACCGGTTGTGTTGGCTCGGGGAACAGGGAGTCACGGTCAGCGCCGTGCCGCTGCCCGCCGTCAGCGGTGTCGCCGAATATCTCGACTATGCCCAGTGGGTGATAGAGGAGATCAAACCGAAGGTTCCGTAG
- a CDS encoding SDR family NAD(P)-dependent oxidoreductase, with protein sequence MTLQFDLSNRRVLITGAGQGVGRGLADAFAAAGATVLVNDLRGERAEAVATELRDAGGDALAVPFDVTDYEAVTQAITKAGPADILVNNAGNAGADGFAARMPFADTTPADWDPFLQVNLYGVLHCTRAALPTMVERQWGRVVTIVSDAGRTGDASGAVYAAAKAGAAGLTRSIALENGRYGITANNIALGTMRTPLTEPLWAEMGDSPQAKAILSRYPIRRPGLPEDVAYLAVLLASDHGSWITGQTLPVNGGYSFAM encoded by the coding sequence ATGACGCTGCAATTCGATCTGTCGAACCGCCGGGTGTTGATCACCGGTGCCGGACAGGGTGTCGGCCGGGGACTTGCCGATGCTTTCGCCGCGGCCGGTGCCACTGTGCTGGTCAATGACCTCCGAGGCGAGCGGGCCGAGGCTGTGGCCACAGAGCTGCGGGACGCGGGCGGCGATGCGCTGGCGGTGCCGTTCGACGTCACCGACTACGAAGCGGTCACGCAGGCGATCACGAAGGCCGGGCCCGCCGACATCCTGGTCAACAACGCGGGCAACGCCGGGGCCGACGGATTCGCCGCCCGGATGCCTTTCGCGGACACCACCCCTGCGGATTGGGACCCGTTCCTGCAGGTGAATCTGTATGGGGTACTGCACTGCACGCGGGCAGCGTTGCCGACGATGGTGGAGCGGCAATGGGGCCGGGTCGTGACGATCGTGTCGGATGCCGGACGGACCGGAGATGCCAGCGGTGCGGTGTACGCGGCGGCCAAGGCCGGAGCCGCGGGACTGACGCGGTCGATCGCCTTGGAGAACGGCCGCTACGGCATCACCGCCAACAACATCGCGTTGGGCACCATGCGCACACCGCTGACCGAACCGCTGTGGGCTGAGATGGGCGACTCCCCGCAGGCCAAGGCGATCCTGTCGCGCTACCCGATCCGCAGGCCCGGCCTGCCCGAGGACGTCGCCTACCTCGCGGTGCTGCTGGCCAGCGACCACGGCTCCTGGATCACCGGCCAGACGCTACCGGTCAACGGCGGCTACTCCTTCGCGATGTGA